The Perca flavescens isolate YP-PL-M2 chromosome 8, PFLA_1.0, whole genome shotgun sequence DNA window GCTGTCACTgagcagcagcaccagaagattATAGCGCTGCAGAATGGTGAGATAAACAAACCAGAAGTTCATAGAAATATTTTGCATGAGACTGCGCTTCTTTATCATTTTCAGTAAGATTATGGATGCATTATTAAACTGGTATTGGATTACATGACACTGTATAAGCCCCtacacgtttttttttacagcagcagaACATGTACATGAACAGAACAAGGATAATGCGCATTCTGAGAACAACAGAATTATAAAACGTGCTTTGCGTGCGTCCGTTTTATCTTGTCATTGGCTCAGTGTGCGACACTTTACAGAATACTGATCTGTTAATCTTTGAACTGACTGATTCGCAGGGGACCGGTCGATGAAATCTTCCATTCATGCAGATCTGGATGCGTTCCACTCCGGGTTCCAGGCCTGTGCCAAAGAGGTCTTGCAGTACCTGAGTCAGTTTGAGAACTGGACGACGCGAGAGCAGAGGTGCGCGCAGCTCATCAGCCACCTTCACAAGGTGTTGGCGCAGTTCCAGTCCGGCGCGCCGCCGCTCCAGCACCAGCTACCCGCCGGGGACGCACAGGATGGCCAGAAAGCCGACAGCCAGGCCAACTGTGTCCCGGTCATCCAGAGGACCCAAGGCGGGGAGCTTAACGAGAATGACACAGACACGGACAGTGGATACGGGGGCGAGGCTGAAAAGGTTGACGGCAAAGATAAAGAATGTGAGCGCAATAAGGCGCAGGGATACAAGGCAGTGAAGATCAAGCAAGAGTTTGGAGATGATCGCGCTGCCAAAAAACCAAAGATGAACTGGCCTGGGAACGGCTTAGGTGGCACAGACCCCACCAGACCCGATCTGGCGTTTATGAACTCTCTGATGGGAATAAGCAGTGTGGGACAGCAGACGCCTATTTGCATGCCTTTCTACTTCATCAACCCCTCGGCCGCGGCGTCTtatatgccttttttcgacaaaaGCAACATTGAAAAGTACATGTACCCAGCGGCAGCTCT harbors:
- the bhlhe41 gene encoding class E basic helix-loop-helix protein 41; the protein is MDERIPHLQDRQFMEHADFLGVDYPSLYMCKSKRGIKREDGGKDAYKLPHRLIEKKRRDRINECIGQLKDLLPEHLKLSTLGHLEKAVVLELTLKHLNALTAVTEQQHQKIIALQNGDRSMKSSIHADLDAFHSGFQACAKEVLQYLSQFENWTTREQRCAQLISHLHKVLAQFQSGAPPLQHQLPAGDAQDGQKADSQANCVPVIQRTQGGELNENDTDTDSGYGGEAEKVDGKDKECERNKAQGYKAVKIKQEFGDDRAAKKPKMNWPGNGLGGTDPTRPDLAFMNSLMGISSVGQQTPICMPFYFINPSAAASYMPFFDKSNIEKYMYPAAALASPFPWLYPAHASAAAAAAAAAALPGLSVHFGASAQSKDCHSPDSDGSHEAELGSPKEREESPASDDGEDDVADASQESKNSPRDQFSACQTS